A window of Gossypium raimondii isolate GPD5lz chromosome 7, ASM2569854v1, whole genome shotgun sequence genomic DNA:
CCTATATTTGTCTATACTGGCAATGAAGGAAACATCGAGTGGTTTGCTGCTAATACAGGGTTCATGCTTGACATTGCTCCCAAGTTCAAAGCCCTCCTTGTCTTCATTGAAGTAATGTACCTGATTGGTCTATTGCAACTCTATAGAtgctttttcctttttggggGGCTTAACTTATAGGAGGGTTTGTTTTTGTTGGGATTTTTTCAGCATAGATTTTATGGGAAGTCGATGCCATTTGGGAAAGACTCGTACCAGTCAGCAAAGACCTTGGGGTACTTGAATTCTCAACAAGCCTTAGCTGATTTTGCAGTTCTCATAACCAGCTTGAAGCAGAATCTATCATCTGAAGCTTCCCCTGTTGTGGTCTTCGGTGGGTCTTATGGAGGAAGTAAGTTCaaaacaaaccctaaaattgatggttccTTTATTTTCACCATTGCTAAAAAAAAGGGTTGTTTCTTCCAGTGCTGGCAGCATGGTTTAGACTTAAATACCCACATATAGCAATTGGTGCATTGGCTTCTTCAGCCCCTATATTACAGTTTGATAAGCTAATCCCATGGTCAAGCTTCTATGATGCTGTTTCCCAGGATTTCAAGGTCCATGTTGTGCTCCTACTTTACATTTCTTTTGTGTTCTTCAAATCTTCCTCTATGACTATAAGTAAACCAACATTGGCATTTAGGATGTAAGCTTGAATTGCTATCAAGTGATAAAGGGGAGCTGGGCAGAACTAGAGGCAATGTCAACTCAGAAACAAGCCTTGGCTGAACTAAGCAAAACTTTCAGAACCTGCAAGTGAGTCATGGAAGTGTATTATATGATGATGAAGTAATTTACGTGTAATAATGAGACCACTAATTTGTGTGTTCAGGAGCCTTCATTCGACAGCTTCTGCTCGAGACTGGTTATGGACTGCTTTTGTTTATACATCCATGGTCAATTATCCAACTAAAGCAGATTTCATGAAGCCATTACCTGCTTATCCTGTGCAGAAGGTAAGGCTTGTAAATAagtttttaacattttcaaacatctCTTGGTTCATTTCGTATTTCGgcatttatatatgtgtattcACATGTAGATGTGCAAGATAATCGATAAGATTCCATCAGGGGCGACGAAGCTTAGTCGCGCTTTCGCAGCGGCAAGCTTGTATTACAACTATTCTCGTTCAGAAAATTGCTTTAAGATAGAACATGAAGTTGATGGTCATGGCCTTCATGGTTGGGATTGGCAGGTATCTGATATAAAATGTGCCAATATCATATATTGTTTAAGCTAGTCTGATGGATCCCCCTTAATCATCCAAATGGTTATGCAGACATGTACAGAGATGGTTATGCCGATGACTTGTTCTAAGGAGAGCATGTTTCCTCCATCTGGATTCGACTACGAAGAGTTTGCCGAACAATGCCAAATGAAATACGGGGTTTCACCACGACCGCACTGGATCACAACTGA
This region includes:
- the LOC105766415 gene encoding uncharacterized protein LOC105766415, which encodes MAPCLSFFFLFLFAFSAIPANSLPTFFPGAAYQSLIKQAKISKPKLPFKTHYFPQTLDHFTFQPKSSKLFYQKYLINSDYWRKGAPIFVYTGNEGNIEWFAANTGFMLDIAPKFKALLVFIEHRFYGKSMPFGKDSYQSAKTLGYLNSQQALADFAVLITSLKQNLSSEASPVVVFGGSYGGMLAAWFRLKYPHIAIGALASSAPILQFDKLIPWSSFYDAVSQDFKDVSLNCYQVIKGSWAELEAMSTQKQALAELSKTFRTCKSLHSTASARDWLWTAFVYTSMVNYPTKADFMKPLPAYPVQKMCKIIDKIPSGATKLSRAFAAASLYYNYSRSENCFKIEHEVDGHGLHGWDWQTCTEMVMPMTCSKESMFPPSGFDYEEFAEQCQMKYGVSPRPHWITTEFGGERIQKVLKRFGSNIIFSNGMQDPWSRGGVLKNISSSIISLVTEKGAHHVDFRSATKKDPKWLIQLRKQEVEIIQKWLNEYYADL